From the genome of Notolabrus celidotus isolate fNotCel1 chromosome 5, fNotCel1.pri, whole genome shotgun sequence, one region includes:
- the LOC117813164 gene encoding uncharacterized transmembrane protein DDB_G0289901-like isoform X1, with translation MAHRIGNTEGIVAGTNTGNIGSNNLINISGGTAAQTTADVSSKGKGGEVKPAPTPSGTGSKASGGKGVHIGNVTNMTAGGNAGNVGSKNTSNVSGGGEGVQISVGNVSNTAVRGNAGDISSGNSCNVNGGGEGVKIGVGNVSNTAVGVNAGDISSGNNCNVNGGKGVEIMIGNTANAGIWSNSEGMASGNNVNFNS, from the exons ATGGCACACAGGATCGGTAACACCGAGGGGATTGTTGCTGGCACTAACACAGGGAACATTGGTTCTAATAATCTGATCAATATTAGTG gaggaaCAGCAGCCCAGACAACAGCTGATGTTTCAAGTAAAGGAAAAGGAGGTGAAGTCAAACCTGCACCCACTCCTTCAGGGACCGGCAGCAAAGCGAGCG GAGGAAAAGGggtccatattggaaatgttactAACATGACAGCCGGGGGCAACGCAGGGAACGTCGGCTCAAAGAACACCAGCAATGTTAGTG gaggaggagaaggagttcAAATCAGTGTTGGTAATGTGAGTAACACGGCGGTTAGGGGGAATGCTGGAGACATCAGCTCCGGTAACAGCTGCAATGTGAACG gaggaggagaaggagttaAAATCGGTGTTGGCAATGTGAGTAACACGGCGGTCGGGGTGAATGCTGGAGACATCAGCTCCGGTAACAACTGCAATGTGAACG GAGGAAAAGGAGTTGAAATAATGATCGGCAATACAGCAAACGCCGGGATCTGGTCCAACAGCGAAGGCATGGCTTCAGGGAACAACGTGAACTTCAACTCAT GA
- the LOC117813164 gene encoding uncharacterized transmembrane protein DDB_G0289901-like isoform X2 encodes MAHRIGNTEGIVAGTNTGNIGSNNLINISGGTAAQTTADVSSKGKGGEVKPAPTPSGTGSKASGGKGVHIGNVTNMTAGGNAGNVGSKNTSNVSGGGEGVQISVGNVSNTAVRGNAGDISSGNSCNVNGGKGVEIMIGNTANAGIWSNSEGMASGNNVNFNS; translated from the exons ATGGCACACAGGATCGGTAACACCGAGGGGATTGTTGCTGGCACTAACACAGGGAACATTGGTTCTAATAATCTGATCAATATTAGTG gaggaaCAGCAGCCCAGACAACAGCTGATGTTTCAAGTAAAGGAAAAGGAGGTGAAGTCAAACCTGCACCCACTCCTTCAGGGACCGGCAGCAAAGCGAGCG GAGGAAAAGGggtccatattggaaatgttactAACATGACAGCCGGGGGCAACGCAGGGAACGTCGGCTCAAAGAACACCAGCAATGTTAGTG gaggaggagaaggagttcAAATCAGTGTTGGTAATGTGAGTAACACGGCGGTTAGGGGGAATGCTGGAGACATCAGCTCCGGTAACAGCTGCAATGTGAACG GAGGAAAAGGAGTTGAAATAATGATCGGCAATACAGCAAACGCCGGGATCTGGTCCAACAGCGAAGGCATGGCTTCAGGGAACAACGTGAACTTCAACTCAT GA